One region of Bacillus pumilus genomic DNA includes:
- a CDS encoding conserved virulence factor C family protein, with product MKITAIEPTPSPNTMKVILTEALAGGKSNNYKKDQKDEAPEMIKRILNIEGVKGVYHVADFLAVERNAKFDWQGILQQVREAFGQETEGLQEGSQSGGDTFGEVKVFIQMFNGIPMQVKLTDGEREERFGMPERFQAAILKLRSSSDNVVFERVWKEHGVRFGDFADIGQEVTEELQAAYDDERLARLTEAVKEGQEAVDRQVNRKAYDVTEEMLREEDWKKRFAHLEQMQPEQKDIPVLMKAMEDPKTSIRRQAVVNAGMIEDPAILPILYKGLKDKTVTVRRTAGDCISDLGDPSAIEAMIESLKDPSKLVRWRAAMFLYEEGDETALDALKEAEQDPEFEVSLQVKMAIERIEHGEEAKGSVWKQMTESRKNASE from the coding sequence ATGAAAATAACAGCGATAGAACCGACGCCAAGTCCAAATACGATGAAGGTCATTTTGACAGAAGCACTTGCCGGCGGGAAAAGCAACAACTACAAAAAGGATCAAAAAGACGAAGCGCCAGAGATGATTAAGCGTATTTTGAACATTGAAGGTGTAAAAGGTGTTTATCATGTCGCAGATTTCTTAGCGGTTGAGCGTAATGCAAAGTTTGACTGGCAGGGCATTTTGCAGCAGGTCAGAGAAGCCTTTGGTCAAGAAACAGAAGGCCTTCAGGAAGGGTCGCAGTCTGGCGGTGACACATTTGGCGAAGTCAAAGTGTTCATCCAAATGTTTAATGGGATTCCGATGCAAGTCAAATTAACGGACGGTGAAAGAGAAGAGCGGTTTGGCATGCCTGAACGCTTCCAAGCAGCCATTTTAAAGCTCAGAAGCAGTTCAGACAATGTCGTATTTGAACGTGTGTGGAAAGAACATGGCGTTCGTTTTGGTGACTTTGCAGATATTGGCCAGGAAGTGACAGAAGAGCTCCAAGCAGCCTATGATGACGAACGTTTAGCCCGCTTAACAGAGGCAGTCAAAGAAGGACAAGAAGCTGTAGATCGACAGGTGAACCGAAAGGCATATGATGTGACAGAAGAAATGCTGCGCGAGGAAGATTGGAAAAAGCGTTTTGCCCATTTAGAGCAAATGCAGCCAGAGCAAAAGGATATACCTGTTTTAATGAAAGCAATGGAGGACCCTAAAACATCGATTCGCAGACAAGCCGTTGTGAATGCTGGAATGATTGAAGATCCTGCTATTCTGCCTATTTTATATAAAGGGCTTAAAGATAAAACAGTGACGGTCCGCAGAACCGCTGGAGACTGCATTTCAGACCTTGGTGACCCGAGCGCTATAGAAGCAATGATCGAATCATTAAAGGATCCAAGTAAACTTGTTCGCTGGCGTGCAGCGATGTTTCTTTATGAAGAAGGTGACGAAACAGCACTTGACGCATTAAAAGAAGCTGAGCAAGACCCTGAATTTGAAGTCAGCCTTCAAGTGAAAATGGCGATTGAGCGCATTGAGCACGGAGAAGAAGCGAAAGGCTCAGTATGGAAGCAAATGACAGAAAGTAGAAAAAATGCATCAGAATGA
- the metA gene encoding homoserine O-acetyltransferase MetA, translated as MPINIPVHLPAKQILESENIFVMDETRAFKQDIRPLNIVILNLMPKKIQTETQLLRMLGNSPLQVYFTFLIPSTHTPKNTSREHLDEFYTTFESIRHKKFDGMIITGAPIEHLAFEEVSYWKELQDILDWSKTNVTSTLHICWGAQAGLYHHYGIEKIKLAEKKFGVFEHLVKEKKERLVRGFDEVYYVPHSRHTDINTEQLKNTPNLKVLSVSEEAGVCLIVSDDDKQVFLTGHPEYDTDTLKQEYERDLLKDDTVQKPVHYFIEDGDTLVPVNRWKAHATLLFMNWLNYYVYQETPYVWE; from the coding sequence TTGCCTATTAACATACCAGTTCATCTGCCGGCAAAACAAATACTAGAGAGCGAAAACATTTTCGTCATGGATGAGACAAGGGCATTCAAGCAAGATATCCGTCCTTTGAATATCGTGATCTTAAATTTAATGCCAAAAAAAATACAAACTGAAACGCAGCTGCTAAGAATGCTCGGAAATTCTCCTTTGCAAGTGTACTTTACGTTTTTGATTCCAAGTACGCATACACCGAAGAATACGTCGAGAGAGCATCTAGATGAATTTTATACGACCTTTGAATCGATTCGCCATAAGAAATTTGATGGAATGATCATCACCGGCGCACCAATTGAGCATTTAGCTTTTGAAGAAGTATCCTATTGGAAAGAGCTGCAGGACATTTTGGACTGGAGTAAAACGAATGTGACGTCTACTCTTCACATTTGCTGGGGTGCACAGGCAGGCCTATATCACCATTATGGTATTGAGAAAATCAAGCTTGCAGAGAAAAAATTTGGTGTATTTGAGCATCTTGTGAAAGAGAAAAAAGAAAGATTAGTCAGAGGTTTCGATGAAGTATACTATGTCCCACATTCGAGGCATACAGATATTAATACAGAACAATTAAAAAACACGCCGAATTTGAAAGTATTGAGTGTCTCTGAAGAAGCGGGTGTTTGTTTAATTGTTTCAGATGATGATAAACAAGTATTTTTAACTGGACATCCTGAATATGATACGGACACATTGAAGCAGGAATATGAAAGAGATTTGTTGAAGGATGATACAGTCCAAAAACCTGTCCACTATTTTATAGAAGATGGTGACACATTAGTCCCAGTGAATCGATGGAAAGCCCATGCCACTTTACTGTTTATGAACTGGCTCAATTATTATGTTTATCAAGAAACACCATACGTTTGGGAATAA
- a CDS encoding AIM24 family protein: MNRYTLEEFVQNTQQEDKGEGVFELETSRLLEINLTDTIWAKTGSMVSYRGKIKFEREGVFEHGVSKMFKKMLSGEGTSLMKATGDGKLYVADQGKKISILRLTQGESIFVNGNDLLAFEPSVRWDIKLMKKVSGMLAGGLFNVKLEGPGLAAITSHYEPLTLIVQPGDSVYTDPNATVAWSGDLKTEFVTDVSFKTFIGRGSGESIQMKFSGSGFVVVQPFEEVYTTNGNQG; this comes from the coding sequence ATGAATCGTTATACACTCGAAGAATTTGTTCAGAATACGCAGCAGGAAGATAAGGGAGAAGGGGTCTTCGAACTTGAAACATCAAGACTTTTAGAAATTAATTTGACTGATACCATTTGGGCAAAAACAGGTTCCATGGTTTCGTACCGAGGCAAAATCAAGTTTGAACGTGAGGGCGTGTTTGAACATGGCGTCTCAAAGATGTTTAAAAAAATGCTGTCAGGAGAAGGCACTTCACTCATGAAGGCAACAGGTGATGGGAAATTATATGTAGCAGATCAAGGCAAAAAAATCTCAATTCTTCGTTTAACTCAAGGGGAATCCATTTTTGTGAATGGGAATGATTTGCTCGCATTTGAACCTTCAGTCCGCTGGGATATCAAATTGATGAAAAAAGTGTCGGGGATGCTTGCAGGCGGATTATTTAATGTCAAATTAGAAGGACCAGGCCTTGCTGCGATTACGAGTCATTATGAGCCGCTCACATTGATTGTTCAGCCGGGTGACTCTGTCTATACAGATCCAAATGCGACAGTTGCATGGTCAGGGGATTTAAAAACTGAATTTGTGACAGATGTTTCATTCAAAACCTTTATTGGCAGAGGAAGCGGAGAGTCTATTCAAATGAAATTTAGCGGAAGCGGCTTTGTTGTCGTGCAGCCGTTTGAAGAAGTGTACACAACAAATGGAAATCAAGGATAA
- the ilvD gene encoding dihydroxy-acid dehydratase produces MAELRSNMIKQGIDRAPHRSLLRAAGVKDEDFGKPFIAVCNSYIDIVPGHVHLQEFGKIVKEAIREAGGVPFEFNTIGVDDGIAMGHIGMRYSLPSREIIADSVETVVSAHWFDGMVCIPNCDKITPGMMMAAMRVNIPTVFVSGGPMEAGRTSDGRKISLSSVFEGVGAYQSGKINEEELNELEQFGCPTCGSCSGMFTANSMNCLAEALGIALPGNGTILATSPERREFAKKSAKQLMELIKKDIKPRDIVTEKAIDNAFALDMALGGSTNTVLHTLAIANEAGVEYSLERINEVAERVPHLSKLAPASDVYIEDLHEAGGVTAALNELSKKEGALHLDTMTVTAKTMGENIAGHEVKDYNVIYPIDKPFTEKGGLAVLFGNLAPDGAIIKTGGVQDGITRHEGPAIVFESQEEALEGIINRKVEAGHVVIIRYEGPKGGPGMPEMLAPTSQIVGMGLGPKVALITDGRFSGASRGLSIGHVSPEAAEGGPLAFVENGDHVVVDIEQRILSVEVPEEEWEKRKANWKGFEPKVKTGYLARYSKLVTSANTGGIMKI; encoded by the coding sequence ATGGCAGAACTTCGTAGTAATATGATTAAACAAGGAATTGACAGAGCACCTCACCGAAGCTTACTAAGAGCAGCGGGAGTAAAGGATGAGGACTTCGGCAAGCCATTTATTGCTGTTTGTAATTCCTATATTGATATTGTCCCAGGACATGTCCATCTTCAGGAATTCGGAAAGATTGTGAAAGAAGCCATTCGTGAAGCTGGCGGCGTCCCATTTGAATTTAATACGATTGGGGTCGATGATGGAATTGCGATGGGCCATATCGGGATGAGATATTCACTACCAAGCCGTGAAATCATTGCTGACTCTGTCGAAACCGTTGTATCTGCTCACTGGTTTGATGGAATGGTTTGTATTCCTAACTGCGATAAAATTACACCGGGGATGATGATGGCAGCAATGCGTGTCAATATTCCGACGGTCTTTGTCAGCGGTGGACCGATGGAAGCGGGTAGAACAAGTGATGGCAGAAAGATTTCCCTTTCTTCTGTATTTGAAGGCGTCGGTGCTTACCAGTCAGGTAAAATTAACGAAGAGGAATTAAATGAATTAGAACAGTTTGGCTGTCCGACCTGCGGATCTTGTTCAGGTATGTTTACAGCAAACTCAATGAACTGTTTAGCAGAGGCACTTGGAATTGCTCTTCCTGGAAATGGAACGATTTTGGCGACATCACCAGAGCGAAGAGAATTTGCGAAAAAGTCAGCAAAACAACTAATGGAGCTCATTAAAAAGGATATTAAACCACGTGATATTGTGACTGAGAAAGCAATTGATAACGCATTTGCATTAGATATGGCACTTGGTGGTTCAACGAATACAGTTCTTCACACACTGGCGATCGCAAATGAAGCAGGTGTTGAATATTCACTTGAACGCATCAATGAAGTAGCAGAGCGTGTGCCTCATTTATCAAAACTTGCTCCAGCTTCGGATGTTTATATTGAGGATTTACATGAAGCAGGCGGTGTCACAGCTGCGCTAAATGAATTGTCCAAAAAAGAAGGCGCCCTTCATTTAGATACAATGACCGTCACAGCGAAAACGATGGGTGAGAACATTGCAGGTCACGAGGTTAAAGACTATAACGTCATTTATCCAATCGACAAGCCATTTACTGAAAAGGGCGGCTTAGCGGTTTTATTTGGAAACCTTGCGCCAGATGGAGCCATCATTAAAACGGGCGGAGTACAAGATGGGATCACACGTCACGAAGGACCTGCGATCGTATTTGAATCCCAAGAAGAAGCTCTTGAAGGCATCATTAATAGAAAAGTAGAAGCAGGACATGTTGTCATCATTCGCTATGAAGGACCTAAAGGCGGACCTGGTATGCCAGAAATGCTTGCTCCTACTTCACAAATTGTCGGGATGGGTCTTGGACCAAAGGTTGCTTTAATTACGGACGGACGTTTTTCCGGCGCTTCTCGCGGTTTGTCTATCGGACACGTCTCTCCTGAAGCAGCTGAAGGCGGCCCGCTTGCCTTTGTTGAAAATGGTGACCATGTCGTGGTTGATATTGAGCAGCGCATTTTAAGCGTAGAGGTTCCAGAGGAAGAATGGGAAAAACGAAAAGCGAACTGGAAAGGCTTTGAGCCAAAAGTGAAAACGGGCTATCTTGCCAGATATTCAAAACTTGTGACATCAGCCAACACAGGCGGAATCATGAAAATTTAA
- a CDS encoding diglucosyl diacylglycerol synthase, which translates to MNTNKKILILTANYGNGHMQVAKTLYDECKSQGFEHVVVSNLYQESNPIVSEVTQYLYLKSFSIGKQFYRLFYYGVDKIYNKRKFNIYLKMGNKRLDELIQLHNPDMIIITFPMIVVPEYRNKTGKVIPTFNVMTDFCLHKIWVHENIDRYYVATDYVKQKLVEIGTHPSDVKVTGIPIRPQFEADVPKSKIYKKYGLSSNKKVLLIMAGAHGVLKNVKELCEALLLDSEVQIVVVCGKNAALKQSLSDLEQAHPDQLKALGYVEQIDELFRVTDCMITKPGGITLTEATAIGVPVILYKPVPGQEKENAHFFEDYGAAIVINRHEDILESVTNLLQDEEKLETMKQNMKNLHLKHSSQTILEDIVEQSDIITNNKTYARALS; encoded by the coding sequence TTGAATACCAATAAAAAAATATTAATCTTGACCGCAAATTATGGAAATGGACATATGCAGGTGGCTAAAACACTGTATGATGAGTGCAAATCTCAAGGCTTTGAGCATGTTGTAGTTTCTAATTTGTATCAAGAATCAAACCCCATTGTGTCGGAAGTGACTCAATATTTATACTTGAAGAGCTTTTCCATTGGGAAACAATTTTATCGCTTGTTTTATTACGGTGTAGATAAAATTTACAATAAACGCAAATTTAACATTTATTTAAAAATGGGAAATAAGCGTCTTGATGAACTTATCCAATTACACAATCCGGATATGATTATTATTACATTCCCGATGATTGTTGTTCCTGAATACCGGAACAAAACAGGAAAAGTCATCCCGACATTTAATGTCATGACAGATTTCTGTCTTCATAAGATTTGGGTACATGAAAACATCGACCGGTACTATGTTGCAACCGATTATGTGAAACAAAAATTAGTGGAAATCGGCACACATCCAAGCGATGTCAAAGTGACAGGCATTCCTATTAGACCACAATTTGAAGCAGACGTGCCAAAATCGAAGATTTATAAAAAATATGGATTATCATCAAACAAAAAAGTTCTTCTGATTATGGCCGGTGCTCATGGTGTACTGAAAAATGTCAAGGAATTATGTGAAGCATTGCTTCTAGACAGTGAAGTACAAATTGTTGTTGTATGCGGAAAGAACGCAGCGCTGAAACAATCACTAAGCGATCTTGAACAAGCACATCCAGATCAATTGAAGGCGCTTGGATATGTGGAACAAATTGATGAATTGTTCAGAGTAACAGATTGTATGATCACAAAACCAGGTGGCATTACTTTAACAGAAGCAACTGCAATCGGCGTCCCAGTCATTCTTTACAAGCCTGTCCCTGGACAAGAAAAGGAAAATGCTCATTTCTTTGAAGATTATGGGGCAGCCATCGTCATCAACAGACATGAAGACATTTTAGAATCTGTGACCAACTTGCTTCAAGATGAAGAAAAGTTAGAAACCATGAAACAAAACATGAAAAATCTTCACTTAAAGCATTCTTCTCAAACCATTTTGGAAGATATCGTTGAGCAATCAGATATCATCACGAATAACAAAACGTATGCTCGCGCATTATCATAA
- a CDS encoding BrxA/BrxB family bacilliredoxin: MSMAYEEYMRQLVVPMRQELTSAGFQELTTEEEVEQTMQEAEGTTFVVVNSVCGCAAGLARPAATQAVMKAEKAPDKIVTVFAGQDREATAKMREYFTGEEPSSPSMALLKGNELVHFIPRDEIEGHEMEDIMKNVLTAFEKHC; encoded by the coding sequence ATGTCAATGGCATATGAAGAATATATGCGCCAGCTCGTTGTGCCAATGCGCCAAGAGCTGACAAGTGCAGGATTCCAAGAACTGACGACGGAAGAAGAAGTAGAACAAACGATGCAAGAGGCTGAAGGAACAACATTTGTTGTTGTTAATTCTGTATGCGGCTGTGCTGCCGGCTTAGCACGCCCAGCAGCGACTCAAGCTGTGATGAAGGCAGAAAAAGCGCCAGACAAAATCGTCACAGTATTTGCTGGGCAGGACCGGGAAGCAACGGCAAAAATGAGAGAATACTTCACTGGTGAAGAGCCATCATCTCCTTCTATGGCCCTTTTAAAAGGAAATGAACTCGTTCATTTTATCCCGCGTGACGAAATTGAAGGTCATGAAATGGAAGATATCATGAAAAATGTCTTAACTGCATTTGAAAAACATTGCTAA
- a CDS encoding ribonuclease H family protein, whose product MKLRAHYTMKVKSIGSIAFYQEDWLELKEALRLAKHIDKKEPQSLLSFEDEKGAMWSIKELEKLNEELKLEPDQLQVYFDASFHKETGDSGLGVVVYYKLGKDAYRLRKNQPFQGSTNNEAEYAALFEAVKALKDLGASRNSVTIRGDSLVVMNQLKGEWPCYDDVHNKWLDRIEAALKELKLTPTYEAIDRKQNAEADQLARQILADVPIESTLKLEADGAE is encoded by the coding sequence ATGAAACTAAGAGCACACTACACAATGAAAGTGAAATCAATTGGGTCCATTGCTTTTTACCAAGAAGATTGGTTGGAGCTAAAAGAGGCCTTGAGGTTAGCAAAACATATTGACAAAAAAGAACCACAGTCACTTCTGTCATTTGAAGATGAAAAAGGGGCTATGTGGTCTATAAAAGAGCTTGAAAAGCTAAATGAAGAATTAAAGCTTGAACCTGATCAGCTTCAAGTCTATTTTGATGCAAGTTTTCACAAAGAAACCGGTGACTCTGGTCTTGGTGTTGTCGTCTACTATAAGCTAGGAAAAGACGCTTATCGATTGAGAAAAAATCAGCCTTTCCAAGGGAGTACCAATAATGAAGCAGAGTATGCGGCTTTATTTGAGGCAGTAAAAGCTTTAAAAGACCTGGGGGCAAGCAGAAATTCTGTCACGATTAGAGGAGATTCACTTGTTGTCATGAATCAGTTAAAAGGAGAATGGCCTTGTTATGATGATGTACATAACAAATGGCTTGACCGAATTGAAGCGGCTTTAAAAGAGCTGAAGCTGACGCCAACCTATGAAGCCATCGACCGGAAACAAAATGCAGAAGCGGATCAGCTTGCAAGACAGATTCTTGCAGACGTCCCAATCGAAAGTACATTGAAATTAGAAGCAGACGGAGCTGAATAA
- a CDS encoding HD domain-containing protein: MQKKQLEAAASFVSDRLKYEPTGHDAAHIDRVRQLACQIANQEGGSLFVIEMAAIVHDVIDEKLSSEWKLSPKQLELQLLSWEVNTRDIHYIMDIITTMSFRHRHKQNRPITLEGAIVQDADRLDAIGATGIARVFTYAGAKGEPHYTKDTQQGSVLKHMEEKLLKLKDLMNTRSGKQLAEERHDLMSLFIKTWKEECGLTDE; the protein is encoded by the coding sequence ATGCAGAAAAAACAATTGGAGGCAGCTGCCTCCTTTGTTTCAGATCGGCTGAAATATGAACCGACTGGACACGATGCGGCTCATATTGATCGTGTGCGGCAGCTTGCCTGCCAGATTGCTAATCAGGAAGGCGGCTCTCTGTTTGTGATCGAAATGGCAGCGATTGTTCATGATGTCATAGATGAAAAGCTGTCGAGTGAATGGAAGCTTTCACCAAAGCAGCTTGAGCTTCAGCTCCTTTCTTGGGAAGTTAATACGCGAGATATTCATTATATCATGGACATCATTACAACGATGTCTTTTCGTCATCGACATAAGCAGAATAGACCAATAACGTTAGAAGGGGCCATTGTTCAAGACGCAGATCGGCTCGATGCGATAGGAGCAACCGGTATTGCGAGGGTGTTTACTTATGCAGGCGCAAAAGGGGAACCCCACTATACAAAGGACACGCAGCAGGGCTCCGTGCTAAAACATATGGAAGAAAAACTGCTCAAATTAAAAGACTTAATGAACACTCGTTCTGGAAAGCAGCTTGCTGAGGAGCGGCATGATTTGATGAGCCTATTTATCAAGACATGGAAAGAAGAATGCGGCCTTACAGATGAGTAG
- a CDS encoding queuosine precursor transporter, with protein sequence MFNEGIWILFAIINFIIVLLFYKGFGKMGLFVWIGFATVAANLQVVKTVELFGLTATLGNILYGSVFFATDVLNEKYGQNEARKAVWIGFATLLTLTVVMQEALLFHPAPSDISQSSLETIFGFMPRVALGSLAAYIISQMLDVYVYSFIRRIFPSDGALWVRNAGSTMISQLLDTLIFTTIAFLGTYPFHVWIEIFITTYVIKFIVAAIATPYAYAAKKMVPLDERVK encoded by the coding sequence TTGTTTAATGAAGGTATTTGGATCTTATTTGCGATCATTAATTTTATCATTGTTCTTCTATTTTATAAAGGATTTGGCAAGATGGGCCTTTTTGTCTGGATTGGCTTTGCGACGGTTGCCGCAAATTTACAAGTTGTCAAAACCGTTGAATTATTCGGCCTAACGGCAACACTTGGAAATATTTTATATGGCAGTGTGTTCTTTGCAACGGACGTATTGAATGAAAAATATGGACAAAATGAAGCGAGAAAAGCTGTCTGGATTGGTTTTGCTACCCTTTTAACACTAACTGTTGTCATGCAGGAAGCTTTGCTTTTCCATCCCGCTCCATCTGATATCTCACAATCATCGCTGGAAACCATATTTGGCTTTATGCCAAGGGTTGCACTTGGCAGTCTCGCTGCTTATATCATCAGTCAAATGCTAGATGTTTATGTATATTCGTTTATTCGCCGCATATTTCCTTCCGATGGCGCGCTCTGGGTGCGCAATGCCGGAAGTACGATGATTAGCCAGCTTCTTGATACATTGATTTTCACGACCATTGCCTTTCTTGGCACGTATCCATTTCATGTATGGATAGAAATCTTCATCACGACATATGTCATTAAATTTATCGTCGCTGCGATTGCAACACCTTACGCGTATGCAGCGAAAAAAATGGTTCCGCTTGATGAAAGGGTGAAATGA
- a CDS encoding formate--tetrahydrofolate ligase has product MITKHLSDIDIAQKAKLRPIQDIAAKLQIHDEELECYGFTKAKISLTIFDRLKEQKEGHVILVTSINPTPAGEGKSTVTVGLGQAFEKIGKKAIIAMREPSLGPTMGIKGGAAGGGYSQVLPMEEINLHFTGDFHAITSAHNALSAFIDNHIHHGNELGIDARRIVWKRVLDLNDRALRQVVVGLGGQVNGYPREDGFDITVASEMMAILCLADDLTDLKKRLSSIVVAYNQDGEPVTVGALGYEGVLTLLLKDALKPNLVQTIEGTPALVHGGPFANIAHGCNSLIATKMAAKLADYVVTEAGFGADLGAEKFLHIKTRAGDFKPGAVVIVATVRALKMHGGMKKTELKEENAQAVLKGIHNLEKHIETVQAFGLPYIVAVNRFITDTKEEIQAIEDWCHAHGHPVQAVNVWEEGGEGGTALAEELATLIEKKKNSFSYLYEEHDSIEEKLSKVAKVVYGADGVTLTSKARKQLAAIEENGWGHLPVCMAKTQYSLSDDPALIGRPKGFTITIRELKPSVGAGFIVALTGSILTMPGLPKKPAALEMDLLEDGSVTGLF; this is encoded by the coding sequence ATGATCACAAAGCATTTATCAGATATTGACATCGCCCAAAAGGCAAAGCTGAGACCTATTCAAGACATCGCAGCAAAGCTGCAAATACATGACGAAGAATTAGAATGCTATGGTTTCACAAAAGCGAAAATATCTTTGACTATTTTTGACCGTTTAAAAGAACAAAAAGAAGGACATGTGATCCTTGTCACATCGATCAATCCAACGCCAGCAGGTGAAGGGAAGTCCACCGTCACAGTCGGGCTCGGTCAAGCCTTCGAAAAAATAGGGAAAAAAGCAATCATAGCAATGCGAGAGCCTTCATTAGGTCCTACAATGGGTATAAAAGGCGGTGCAGCAGGTGGAGGATATTCACAGGTGCTACCAATGGAAGAAATCAATCTTCATTTTACAGGAGATTTTCATGCCATTACTTCTGCACATAATGCCTTATCTGCGTTCATTGATAACCATATCCATCACGGAAATGAACTCGGCATCGATGCGCGCCGCATTGTATGGAAGCGAGTGCTTGATTTAAACGATCGTGCTTTAAGACAGGTCGTTGTCGGACTTGGTGGACAGGTAAATGGGTATCCTAGAGAAGACGGGTTTGACATCACGGTTGCCTCCGAAATGATGGCCATCCTTTGTTTAGCAGATGACTTAACCGACTTGAAAAAACGTCTTTCTTCTATTGTTGTTGCCTATAATCAAGACGGGGAGCCAGTCACTGTTGGTGCACTTGGATATGAAGGTGTTCTGACGTTACTTTTAAAAGACGCACTCAAACCGAATCTTGTACAAACGATTGAAGGAACTCCGGCCCTCGTTCATGGCGGTCCTTTTGCCAATATTGCGCATGGATGTAATAGTTTAATTGCAACTAAAATGGCGGCGAAATTAGCCGATTATGTCGTAACAGAAGCTGGATTTGGAGCAGATCTTGGAGCAGAAAAGTTCCTGCACATTAAAACAAGAGCTGGTGATTTCAAGCCTGGTGCAGTTGTCATTGTGGCGACTGTCAGAGCATTAAAGATGCATGGCGGAATGAAGAAAACAGAACTCAAAGAAGAGAATGCACAAGCTGTATTAAAAGGTATACATAATTTAGAAAAGCATATTGAAACCGTCCAAGCCTTCGGTCTTCCGTACATTGTCGCAGTTAACAGATTTATCACTGATACAAAAGAAGAGATTCAAGCGATAGAAGATTGGTGCCACGCACATGGCCACCCAGTCCAAGCTGTGAATGTATGGGAAGAAGGAGGAGAAGGCGGGACAGCACTTGCCGAAGAACTCGCAACACTTATTGAAAAGAAGAAGAACAGCTTTTCCTATTTGTATGAAGAGCATGATTCCATCGAAGAAAAATTATCTAAAGTTGCCAAAGTGGTTTACGGAGCAGACGGGGTCACACTCACTTCAAAAGCAAGAAAACAGCTGGCAGCCATCGAGGAAAACGGCTGGGGGCATTTACCGGTTTGTATGGCAAAAACGCAATATTCACTTTCAGATGATCCAGCTTTAATTGGGAGGCCTAAGGGCTTTACCATTACGATTCGTGAGTTAAAACCATCTGTAGGAGCAGGATTTATTGTTGCTTTAACTGGAAGCATTTTGACAATGCCTGGATTACCTAAAAAACCAGCGGCGCTCGAGATGGATTTATTAGAAGACGGCAGTGTGACAGGACTCTTTTAA
- the cspD gene encoding cold-shock protein CspD, with translation MQNGKVKWFNNEKGFGFIEVEGGDDVFVHFTAIEGDGYKSLEEGQEVSFEIVEGNRGPQAANVTKI, from the coding sequence ATGCAAAACGGTAAAGTAAAATGGTTCAATAATGAAAAAGGTTTCGGCTTCATTGAAGTTGAAGGCGGAGACGATGTATTCGTTCACTTCACAGCTATCGAAGGTGACGGTTACAAGTCTTTAGAAGAAGGACAAGAAGTTTCTTTTGAAATCGTTGAAGGTAATCGTGGACCTCAAGCTGCAAACGTAACAAAAATCTAA
- a CDS encoding glutathione peroxidase, translating into MSIYDIQVKTINGQEKSMADYKGKVLIIVNTASKCGLTPQFKQLQELYDQYHEKGLEILGFPCNQFMNQEPEGEEAIQEFCSLNYGVTFPMFAKVDVNGDNAHPLFKHLTSHAKGVLGTKTVKWNFTKFIVDQNGEVTERFSPKTSPKELESSIIALLDK; encoded by the coding sequence ATGTCAATTTATGATATTCAGGTCAAGACCATTAACGGTCAAGAAAAATCAATGGCAGATTACAAAGGAAAAGTACTCATTATTGTCAACACAGCAAGCAAATGTGGACTGACTCCTCAATTTAAACAACTGCAGGAGCTATATGATCAATATCATGAAAAGGGCCTTGAAATTTTAGGATTTCCATGTAACCAATTTATGAACCAAGAACCAGAAGGAGAAGAAGCCATTCAAGAATTCTGTTCTTTGAATTATGGGGTGACCTTCCCTATGTTTGCGAAAGTAGATGTCAATGGTGACAACGCGCACCCGCTCTTCAAACATTTAACAAGTCATGCAAAAGGTGTACTTGGCACGAAAACAGTGAAATGGAATTTCACAAAATTTATCGTGGATCAAAACGGAGAAGTCACTGAGCGGTTCTCTCCGAAAACATCACCAAAAGAATTAGAAAGCTCCATCATCGCTCTTTTGGACAAATAA
- a CDS encoding zinc-finger domain-containing protein produces MDKKTAVQELTDLQDTYCSDCLIKKHFRKEFGKKYAHSFCIQQCTVGEKIKEYGQTLLKK; encoded by the coding sequence GTGGATAAAAAAACAGCAGTACAAGAATTGACCGATCTTCAAGACACGTATTGTTCAGATTGTTTGATTAAGAAGCATTTTCGAAAAGAATTTGGCAAAAAATATGCCCATTCCTTTTGCATACAGCAATGCACTGTTGGAGAGAAAATAAAAGAATATGGCCAAACGCTGCTCAAAAAATAA